A segment of the Pedobacter faecalis genome:
GACGAGGGGAATGATGAACACCATGTGCATGAGCTCGAATATTTTGAACTACTGATGACGGCAAATGGCCTGCAATGTGTGCACCCTAAACCTAAGGAGCCGGAAGATTAGTTATTTAACCGTGTACCGATGCACAGAACGGCTAACCTGGCCGTTCTTGTCTATCCCTTCGATCACCACGCGGTACGTTCCGTTGCCATCGGCATTATAGTATTCCATGGCGCTCGTTCCGCCAGCGCCGGTAATCACCTTCGGGTTCCAGTAGATGGTTGTCCGCAAATCATTGAAATTATAGGTGTTGGCCGGGTTTACATATTTTGGTGAGTAGAACTCCCGCTGACGGGCAAAGCCCTTAGGAGAAAACTTAAGCAGGTTGGCCTCCGGGATCATATTTCTCAGGTCTTGTACACTGATCTTCTGCCCCTTCACCGGCTTCTTCGTGTTTACCACCAATACGCCGCGGGTGTTATACAAACGGTCGATCGTGCCGAGTTCGTCTTTTAAAAAGATCTCTACGTTTTCAACCTCCTCAGGTAAGACTGCCATCAGTCCCGTGAAATCAATCGGTGCCCCGTTCAGGAAGATCTGCATAGGTATGCGGCTGCCTGCATTATAATCGCGGCTTACATAGAAGTTGTTCTGAAAGAAAGTTACGCCATTTAAAGAGTTTTGCATGGCCTGAGCAATTGAAGCGAAGTTTTTAAATCGATCGCCTTCTACCACTGTGACATTGATATTGCCCAGACTGGTTAAAGACGGATGATCACTGTGGCTTGGACGTTTGATTTTCGTTCCTTCGATCTTCACCTCCTTCAGGGTTCTCAAATAGCTGTATTTTCGCTTACTGTTATCGAGATACGGTGCCAGGGCGCTATCAATATTTATGGTCTCAGTCTGCGGGTGAAGATTCTTGAAGGCAGGTGCCGCAGGCTGACCGTCGAGCAAGATCATCAGGCTGGATCCGCCGGCGCTGTATTTGGCATTGATCACCACCTCGGAAGAGTCGGGAATAACAAGGTTCGGGAAAGCAAATGTGCCGGTAGGACTGGTTACTGTCTCCGCTGAAATACGCGAGTCGGTTACCGTAAGACGTAGCGCACCTTTTCTTACAGGCATACCAGTCCTGTCGCGCAGGGTACCCGTAACACGCATATCCTGCTCAGGCAACACAGCGATTGGCGGGAATTGCGCGGTGAGCGCTTCCTTAAAATTGAACCTGCGGTAACCTTGAGTGAGCAGCAGGACATCAAGATCTGACAGCTTCTTTTCATCAGGCTTATTGAAATAGTAGTTCGGCTTTTCCACATAGCCTTTCAGATCATTGGTGAGCAGCAGGGAACTGTAAATGGTCACCTCAGCATCCTCATCTACAGGTACCTTCTGGTCGTCGGTTACCGATACGGAATAGTTCCCGTCCATCGGGTCAGCCCCATTTTTCGCGGTCACGCTGAGTTTTACCTTCTGCCGGGGCCTGTAGGCAGCCAGATCAGTCTTCAGTTCCACCTTAACCTGTGGGGAGGGGTTGTTGAACGCCAGGCGTTCGCTGATGGGCTGACCGCTTTCAGAAAACAGGGTGATCTGCATAATGCCGGATGGAAAGGTCTCCTTCGGTATTTTTGCACTGATGAGCTGACTGTTGAGTTTGGTTTTTGCGGCATAACAAATCACCCCTCCGTGGGTACCCACGAGGAAAAGTGTCTTGTTCTTGTTGACGGAAAAATAGGTGTTGTTGGCCAGTATCTTAACCTGAAGCGTTAGCGGGTCGGTATTGTCTACCTGTACCGTAGCTCCTGCAGCCACTACTTTCGGCAAATCATAGGTTTTGGTAGAGCCATCCGGGAAGTTGACGCTGGCTTTGTAGCTTTTACCTTCCTCGGGCGTAAACATGAAGGAACCCATGCCCAGATGGGATGATGCTATCTGCAACACGGTAGCACCGCCGCCGTCTGTTACTGTTCCTTTTATGTCGGCACCCAGTCCGGCGGCATTGATCGCTTTAAAACCAACTTTAAGCGGGATGCCGCTGATCAGTTCACCTCCTTCGGGGAAAAACTGAAGGTCGTACTCATTTTTCACCGGGGCCAGTTTGAAAGATTTCGTCAGGATGTCGTCGCTGGCAATCTCCAGGCGGGTGACGAGTTCGCCGTCGGTGATCGGGCCGTTTTTACGCGGATCGATCTTGATTTTCAGTATGCCGTTCTGGTCGGTTGTGCCCTTGCCTTTGCTCACTACGTCAAAGTTGGAATTGACTTCCCAGGTAACCTGCTTGTTCGGCAAAGGCATGTTCTCCGCACTCTTAAACTGCAGGGTAGCATCTATAAGCTGACTTTTGTCGGTTTGCGTATTCTTGTAGCTGAAATGGGTGATCAGCTCTTTATCTATCGCTTCTCCAACCGGGATGGTACGCGTAAACAAATGCGCATGATCAAAGTTCAGCATCCACAGCGTGTAAGCGCGAAAGTGATAATTGCCTTGGCGGTAGGTGCCCTGATTCAGCGGAATGCTGCCCTCCGCTACCCCATTAACCAATGGCAGCTTAAGTGTTTGAACCAGTGAATCGCGACTGTTGATCACCTCCACATACATGATTTTGCTGAGCTGTGTAGGCAGGTTCTGTTCCATGGTGACATAACCTTTGAGCCATACTGTGTCAGCCACGCTGTAGTAAGGTTTATCGAAATGGACATATGCCCGCTCAACCGGCCTGCTCTCCGATAGTTCTTTGGACTTGTCGATGATTTTGCTCAGAACGATGCTGTCCTGCTGAGCTTGTGTGGAATAGTTTATGCCGGCCAGCAGAATGATGGCAGCTATGATGACTCTGAATATCCTCATTAAAACGAATGTCTGGTATTAACCTCGCTAATATATTCATTTAATAAAAGCATCAGATTAAATACCAGACAGATTTAACATTTTTTGACAGTTGTGCTATGATAGCACAGTGACAAAACTATCGAGCGGTTTGCGTACCTTTTTAAGGTTCACGAGCCAGTCGTTTTCGGTATCGCGATAACCCAGCGGCAGAATGGTGGTGCTTTTTAGTCCCTTTTCCCTCAATCCGAGCAATGCGTCGAGCTCAGCTGCATTGAAACCTTCCATGGGGGTGGCATCTACTTTCAAAGTTGCGGCTTCAATGATGGCCGCACCAAATGCGATGTACGACTGCCGTGCCGCATGCTGGAAGTTTTCTTCCGCAGACCTTATAGTATATAACGACAGCAGGCGTTTAACGTAGTCTTCCGTAGCCGATTCCGGCAGGCCCCGTTCGGCATTGGTATGCGCAAATACCGTTCTGATTCGTTGCTCCGTATAATTATCCCAGGCCGCAAACACGAGTAAATGCGAACAGTCAGTGATTTGCGATTGATCGAAGGCTATCGGTCTGATCTTTTCTTTAAGTTCCTTATCGGTAATAACGATAATTTCAAACGGTTGCAAGCCTGAGGATGTAGGCGCCAGGTGGGCTGCCTTTATGATCTGGTCGACTTTTTCCTGCTCAACAGGTGCGCCGTTCATTTTTTTAACGGCATACCGCCATTGCAAAGCTTCTATTACACTCATAACTATGTTTTATTTTTATAACACTGTTAGCAAATGTAGTAACGTTACTTTGTAATGGCGATATGGGACTACGGCTTATGACACAGGAATGATTTTAATTGAGCAGTTTATCCAGCTGGGTGCGTAGCAAAGGGTCGGACGGACGATAGGCATCCCCTGCAACGATCTTGCCTGCTGGATCTATCAAAATAAATCGTGGTATGGAATTGATATTATATTTCTTGATAAAGTCTGAGGAGAAATCTTTGTCGGCCATCACCTGTATCCCGCCAAGTTTATTGTCTTTCACGTAACTTACCCATTTAGACTTGTCTGCCAGGCGGTCAACCGACAAACTCACGAATTCGATGTTTTTTCCTGCGTAATCATGTTCCACCTTTTGCAGAAAGGGAATCTCCGCTTTGCAGGGTGCACACCAGGTCGCCCATACATCGATATAAACGTATTTACCGCGGAGCGACTTCAGGGAAACTCTTTTGCCGTCTACATCGGCATAGTCGAAGTCGGGCGACAAGGCATTGCCTGCCATCATTTTGTAGTTGGCGTAGATGGTTTCGATCTCCTTCCTATGCGCGGCATTCTTCGAGCTGCTCATGAAACTTCTGTAAGCACTTTCCTTGGCTGCACTGTCTTTCACCATTTTCAGTATCTCTGTGGTGTACTGATAGTTCAGTTGATCCTGTACAAAACCTGCAGGAATTTCTGCCTTCACCACCTTCAGCTTCACAATGGGCATCCCCGCCCAGCCCATGGTCGTGTCTTGTCTGTACTTGAAGTTTCTCAGGTAGGTGATATAGTCGCCCAGCCAGGTGCGGTAGGCGGCAGACCGTTTAAACAGCGCCTCGTTATCGAGTTCCGCATCTCCGTATACCTTGTCCATAACTGCTTTTCGCTCATCCGGACTGAGTGTTTTAACGAAAGCCTTCTTTTGGGCTTCCGCGATGAGGGTTGTAAAATTAGGGTCCCCCTTTTTGGTGGTCATAACATGTTCAAGATTGGCCATACCTACAGAATCCATCCCATACAGTCCACCATGCCAGCTCATGACCTTCCTGGCATGAAAGTCTACATCCTTGCGCGCGAGTGCCTGCAGCGCCGGGGTCTTTTGTTTGGCGATCTCTGGTTCCATCGCTTTCCGGTATTCCTGTAACTTTTGTTCTACTTCCGGTACCGGAATCACGTAAAATTTGTACAGGTATGTGCCGTTGTGTAAGGGCACGAAACGCCCTAAGGCTTTGTCCTTGTTGGCCACAAGATCATCGGTGAGCTCAGTTTTGCCTGTTTGCGCAAAGCCCTGAAATGTAAGTGTCATCATCATGACACTGGTGATTAATGCTTTCATTGTTTTGAGTATATAAATGTTATGGGTTATTTGTGGTTAAGTTCCATGTCAGGGTTAAACGCGCTCACGCGAATGGGAATCTCGAAGGTGTAGTTCGGACTGCGGGGCGACAGGGTGGCTTCAACAACACCGGTTTTAGGGTTTATTCGCTTTACGTCAGGCATGCGACCCTCCTGATCAAGCCGCTTCATATCAAACCAGCGCATACCGCTGTATGCGAGTTCGCGCCGGCGTTCGGCGAGTACCTTGGTGAGCGCCTCCTCAGCTGAACTGGCCATCTGGTCGGCATAAGCAGCCGTACGTATGCGGTTTTTCCGTAAAGTGTTTATCACTGTCATGGCCTCATTAAATTTACCATCGCGTGCCAGGAGCTCAGCACGGGTAAGGTGCATTTCCGGATAGGTAATGCCAAAGTTATAGACCCCCGGCAGTGATGCCCGCCCCAGGCCATTGTTGTTGGTAACCGTAAGAAAACTATAACGGATGTCGTTGCTGTCAAAATAAGTTTTCAGATCGTTTGAGTAAAGCATGAAAATAGGGCTTCCGCTCACCGCGGCACGCTGCCATAAAACTTCCGGATTAAGATCATACACCGGCATTAAGGTGTAGGTAGCGTAATTATTATAGTTGAGGATGCTGTGCGTGCCTTGCAGGGCCATATCCGTATAGGTTTCAGCGTTGTCGAAGTCGCCCATATACAGAAAGATCCTGCTCAACAGTCCGTACGCTGCATACTTGGTGGCTCTGTACCGGTTGATATTAGTGGTTGGCAGACTTTCAGCAGCAGTTTTGAGATCGGCTATGATCGCGTCGAGCGTAGCTTTCAGAGTAGCGCGCGGAGGAGCTTTGTCGTTCACATCTGTGCTGGTTACCAGAGGCAGGCCTGGATCGCTTGCAGCAGTCGCCGGATTGTACGCCTTGGCAAAAACGGTAAGCAGTTCGAGGTAACAATTGGCCCGAACTACCAGGGCTTCGGCAATGACACTTTGTTTCTGCAGGTCCGAACCGTCAGTGGCGCTGCCCGCGCCGTTGATGATTACATTGGCCGAGTAGATGCTGCGGTAGGCTGGTCCCCAAACATCCGGACTAGCCTTCTCATTCATAGTGAGGATGGGGCGCCAATAGTAGCCGTTGGCGGTGGGCGACTGAACCGTTGCTTCAAAGGTATTTAAATTGTCGTCTGTAAAATCCAGCAGGTTGATAGGAAAAGTCCGCGTCATAGAGGGCGCATTAAGTAATCCTTCATAGTCCGAAAGCTTCTCAGGCAGGATGATTCCTTTGGGTTTGATTTCCAGGAAATCTTTACAGGAACTGGCCACAATGGCAAGAAGGACCAGAAATATATATGTCTTTTTCATGGTTGCAGAGTTAAAAATTGGTGGATAAGGTAAAGCTGTAGAAAGGCTGAGTTTCCAGGCGGCGCACCCCGTTAAGCCTGTCGATCGCGTCCGGATCTATATCATTTCCGCTGAAGGTATAGCGGAATGGGTTCTGCGCCTGAAAACGAAGCTGGGTGTCTCTTAGCCCGAGATCCCGCAGAAACTTAGCTTTGGCGTTGTAAGTGATGACCACGTCGCGTAAACGAATGTAATCGGCCTTGCGTACAAATTCATGCCCATACTGGTAGCCATATAGTGCAGACGACTGATAATAGCCGGGCGCCGTACTGGTGGCTCCGGTATATCCCGGTATTCGGGTGTTCAGTTCGTCGCCTTTATTGCGCCAGAAATTTACCGCACCCTGAAGCGGAAAACTGCTGCTGCCAATGTTGTTTGGGTTAGGCTGTTCTACGCGCATGACGTGGCCGCCATAATACATAAACAGGAAGGAAAGATCGAAGTCGCCAATGCTAAACTGGTTGTTTAAACCGAGCACATGTTTCGGTACTGTTGTCCCGCTGTAAATCATGTCTTCCCTGGTCACATCGTCTGTGCCTGCGCCGAAACTGAAAAGGGTAAGCACGTGTGCTTTGCCGTTGCGATCCAGCACGTAAGGCTGACCCATATCATTCAAACCACCATAGTTATAGCTATACAGCGCTCCGATCGGCTGGCCCTGAACAGGGTTCGTGTTAGCCGCAATAAGCTGTGAGTTGGCAAACTCCGTTGCTTTAACGGCAAGTACTTTGTTGCGGTTAAAAGAGGCTGTTAGCTGTGTTCTCCAGGAAAAGCGATCGCCGCGAATGTTGTGGCTGTTGATCAGCAGTTCCAGTCCCCGGTTCTCGATAGAAGCCGTATTGGCGTCGTACTGGTTAAAGCCCGTTGTCGGGTCGGCATCAAACTTGCCGAAAACATCGATCGTTTTTTTAAGGTAATAATCTGCCGAGCCCGTAATGCGGTTATTAAACAAGCCATAATCGAGCCCCAGATTGTAATTTTTGGTTGTTTCCCATCTTAGCGACTGGTTTTCCGGTGTGAGCACCTCGTTGTAGGTCAGCGGCGTAGTAAAGGCCGTGTTCAGCGCCGTGTTCAGGATCAGGAAGGCACCGTTGTTGCTGCTCGGCACGTTTCCATTGAAACCTGTTGCCGTACGAAGCTGCAGCTGGCTGATCCATTCGTGTTTTTTGATAAAGGCTTCCTCCCCAAGGCGCCAGTTGATGCCGGCCGACCACAGTGGCTTGTTGCGGTATTTTGGATCTACGCCAAAAAGATTGGACTGGTCGATACGAAAACTTCCGGTTGCCACATATTTCGATCTAAAGATATAAGTGCCCTGACCATAGTATGAATTGAAACGGCGGTCGGTAGAGGTTTCATTAAAATAATTGTTGCTGCTGAATCGGGAGCCGAACGCCGATGGCCCGAAAGAGATGGCAGGCGTGGTTGTTGCGTTTAACGCACCCATATTGATCGGCTTCACGATGAGCGATTGCCCGTCGTACCCAAAGAAAGAGGTCAGGTATCCGTCTGAGTTTGTTTTTCTCTGCTCTACACCCGCGATTCCTGAGATGCTGTGCTCGTGGCCATCAAAACTTTTATTGAAATTAAGTTGGCCGCGCAGGGTGTAGTTGACCACTTTCTGCGTGTTTTTTCTCAGGATATTTCCTTTAGGCATATTTGTAAACAGTGCCCTGCCGTTGGCCGGGTCGCGAAGCGCCATAGAATTGATCAGCCAGCGCGACTCATAGGCGTTTTCCGTCTGGAGCCTGTCGGTCAGCATGCTTTGATTTTCATAATTGCCACCCAGGTCCAGGTTCATCCAGTCTGTGATCTTCCCGTTAAGCCGTCCCTGAAAACGCATGGAACCCGTGCGTACCGTGGTTGTATTCGAGGCCAGTTCCTGGTAAGGGTAATAAAGGAGATCGTAAAGTCCGGCCGATTGGAGCGTATTGTTGGTTGCCGTGGTCAACGCCTTAGTGGAGTAATCGCGACCTTGTCCGAGCGACATAGCCAGAGCCTTCCCCTGCTCGTCTGTCAACCTTTCATAGGGGAAAAAGTCGCCATAGCCGGGCGTCAGGCCCGACCGGTTTGTTATATTGGTATAAGTCCCTCTCAGGTCGGCACTGATACGGCTCGACAGCTGTATGGTATTGGCCAGGTTAAGGTTAAACTGGTTGTTCTCCGACCGGCGGTTTACAGGCCTTTCTCCGATATAATTGAAGCCTATCATATAAGTGCTGCGGTCGTTTCCCCCGCTTACATCGAGATTAAGGTTACGGGCCTGGCGCTGCTGGTAGAACAGGTCCTGATATTCCTGCAGATTACTGTACGAGCCGAGGGCGGCGAGTTGTGCATCTACTTGCTCCTGGCTCAGTTGGGGATTGGTTACGCCTGTCCGGGGCCCTTTAAATAGGATTTCCTGCGCCGGGTTCATTTTGTAGTAACCCAGATCGTACAACGTTGTGGTAGGCTTTGAGATATAAAAGTTCTCCCGTTGAAGCTGTACGAATTCGGCGGCCGAGATGTAATTCAGGTAGCCGAAGTCGGGTTTAGCCTGAACAGCGTAAGAGCTATTGAAATTAATGGCCGGTTTTCCGGCTTTTCCCCTCCTTGTTTCCACAATGATCACACCGTTAGAAGCCCTTACTCCATAAATAGAGGCCGCTGCGGCATCCCTTAACACCGATATGGACACAATGTCGTTCGGGTTTATGGTGCGGAGATCAATCTCTGTAGGAAATCCATCCAATACGATCAAAGGCTGCTTCACGGCATCAAAAGTAGAAACGCCACGAATGCTCAGTTCTCCGGTTTGTCCGTTGTACACCAATCCTGGCACCTTCCCCTCCAGACTTTCCAGGAAATTGCCTGTAATCGCCTCGCGCTGATGGTATTCGGCCTCACTTACGGTTGAAGCCGCCCCGGTGAGCTGATCTTTGCTGATCCGCTGATAGCCGGTAGACACGGTCACCTCTCTAAGCTCTTCGTCTTCCGGGAATATGGAAATAGTCAACTCCGCTTTTACGGGTACCTCTTTGGTTTTATAGCCGGTATAAGAGACAACCAAGACGGCATTTTCATCTACGGCCCTGAACTCAAACCCGCCTGTGGCGTTGGTAATGAATATCCGGTTCGTATTCTTTATTTTGACGGTTGCCCCCGGAAGCGGGATGCCGCGTTCGTCGCGCACAGTACCCGTCACATTAATATTGTCGAATACCTCTGTAAGCCGTTGCAGTAAGGATTTTTCCTGACGCTCTACGATGATATTCTTGTCCCGTATCGTGTATACCACAGGCTGACCGTAAAAGCTACGGTTCAGGACTTCCTCGATAGAGGCATTGTAAAAACTGACGTCCAGTTTCCTGTTCTGGTCTATTTTAGAATCTGCGTAAAAGATGTTGTATCCGGTCTGCCTGGTAATTTCCCGAAAGAGCTGCTTTATGCTTACATCCTTTTGGGAGTATGTGATCTTTTGCGCAAAACTGTGGGCGCTGACCTGCATTATGCAAACGATTAATAGAAATGTGGTGATTTTCATGATCAGCAGTAATTTGTCCAGGTGCAGGGGATGCCCGCACGAGTTCTTAGTACAAATTTTCATACATTTGAGTTGTTTGGATTTGAATGGAAATGAAATTTTAACGGATTAATTCACAGGACAATCTGAACATTTTGGCCAGGGGTGTTGGAGCGCCCCTGGCTCTTTTTCAGGCTTGTCTGCATATACAGTTTATCTCCTTTCAGGGTCCTGCTTTAGTGTAAAAGTGTTTCATAATTTAGCTTAGTTTATTCGTTGTTTAGTTAATTACAGTTACTTTTCTTCCGTCCACTTTGAAATGGATGCCTTCACTTTCTTCCAGGAGCGTCAGTACGGCCGAAATCTTCGCATATTTAGAAATCGTACCGCTGTAGGTCTTGCCGGCGGCTGGTGCTGAGGCGTAGTCTACCTGCACATCGTACCAGCGGGCAATTTTTCGCATCACCGATTGCAGGGGTTCATTTTCAAAGTTGAAGATGCCGTTCTTCCAGTCGGTATACGTTTCTGGCCTTACATAAACCACGGTAATGTCCGACTTACCGACCCTGGCCTGCTGATTAGGGCTCAGCCTGGTGCTGCCGTTGACACTTACGGAACCTTCCACCAGGGTGGTGCGGGTGAGAGGTTCATCCGCATAACTATTGATGTTAAACTGCGTACCCAGCACTTCGATCTGTTGGTTTCGGCTTTCTATTACGAAGGGGTGGTCCTTGTCTTTGGCAATATCAAAATAGCCCTCGCCTTCAAATTTTACCATCCGTTTTTCCTGCCTGCCCAGGTTGGCCGGATAAGTCAGCGTAGAGGCTGCATTCATCCAAACCATCGACCCGTCCGGTAGGCGCACCTGGTAAGTTTCACCTTTGGCGGTCGACAATACATTCGTTGCTTTCCCGTCCGAAGCCTGTCCTTTTATTTCATAAACCAGCTGGTTGTCAGCCGTCTTACTGATGACCACCCCCGCCTCCGTGGCGAGTTCGCCATTGGCTGCGTCAGAGAGTCTGATTTTTCTTCCGTTGGCAAGGGTCAGTGTAGCACCGCTGGTACCCGGGTCAATATCGTTCCTGTAAGTACTTTGTCTAAATACTGTTTGATGAAAGCCTGCATTGTAGTAAAAGAGTCCGGCCCCGAAAAGGATCAATGCTATGGCAGCGGCGATAGCCGGTCTGCTCCATATTTTCCATGTCCGTCGTGTGGGCATTACAGCGGTATGTTTGCGACCGAATATCTGCGCCAGGGTCTGCTCCTGCATCCCCGCGCTCATTTCCTGACCGCCAGTCTCCCGTTCATATTCAAAGCCAAGCCGGTCTTCGATTTCCGTCCGGTATGCCGGGTCCTCAAAATAACTGAGTAACTCGGCGCGGTCCAGTTGAGACAGGCCGCCCCGAAGGTAGCTGTCAATCAAGTGATGAAGTCTTGGATTGTTTTTCATATTCCGTAAGCGGCGTCGCCGATCCTTTACTGATATGACACCGCTCATATTTGCTTACAGGGTAGTCAGAATAAAAAAATATCATTTGCTTCCTGTCAGGAATCGAAGAGTGCCAGGATCAGTAGCGGGTAAACTGTTGCATGCTTTTTGAAATGCATCCGGATTTTTTTTAAGGCATCTTTCATGTATGCATTCACCGTCTGCGGCGATATATTCATTTTCTCGGCGGCTTCCACATATTTCAGCCCCTGCTGATGACATAACTGATAAACCTGCCGCTGCTGAGGCGATAGTCCGGCAATGGCGTCGTTCAGCAGGTTGCTTACCTCATTATACTCAAGCTGCAGGGTGGTTGAGTCGTCGCGTTCATCGAAAGACCGGCCGAACTCGCCGGTTGTGCGGGCTACCTGAAGTTCCTTTCTCACAACGTTCAGCGAATGATTGCGTACCATCCGGTTCAGGTAAGCGCCGAAACTCTGAACTTCGGCAAGTCTTTCCCGGTTAAGCCATATTTTTAAAAAGACATCCTGCACCACTTCATTTGCACTTTCTTCAGAAGAGGTGATGCGCAGGCTGAAACTGTAGAGAAACCTGTGGTAATGTTTGAAAAGTGCCGCGAACGCACGCTGGTCCCCTTGCGCGATCTGAGCAAGCAATTCGCTTTCGTTCTGAAGAGGTGTTACAGCCATATTCCCAACGGATAAAACTACAGATTTATACGTTTAGTCGATCATGTCGGTAGTCGATAAGTTGTTTTTGGCAAGGGTTGACATCAGCAGACACAAAATTGTCACGGATTATGTAACTTCATCATATGAAATCATTTTTGAAAGTTGGTGTTGCGGTGGTAGCTGCCATGACACAGGTTGCCGTGTTTTACGGATCTGTCTGCGCACAATCAGCATCCGCGATCAGGATGTCGCCGGTAAAAGTGGGCCTGCAACTGGTCACCGACCAGCTGTCTTAT
Coding sequences within it:
- a CDS encoding FecR family protein, whose protein sequence is MKNNPRLHHLIDSYLRGGLSQLDRAELLSYFEDPAYRTEIEDRLGFEYERETGGQEMSAGMQEQTLAQIFGRKHTAVMPTRRTWKIWSRPAIAAAIALILFGAGLFYYNAGFHQTVFRQSTYRNDIDPGTSGATLTLANGRKIRLSDAANGELATEAGVVISKTADNQLVYEIKGQASDGKATNVLSTAKGETYQVRLPDGSMVWMNAASTLTYPANLGRQEKRMVKFEGEGYFDIAKDKDHPFVIESRNQQIEVLGTQFNINSYADEPLTRTTLVEGSVSVNGSTRLSPNQQARVGKSDITVVYVRPETYTDWKNGIFNFENEPLQSVMRKIARWYDVQVDYASAPAAGKTYSGTISKYAKISAVLTLLEESEGIHFKVDGRKVTVIN
- a CDS encoding RNA polymerase sigma factor, encoding MAVTPLQNESELLAQIAQGDQRAFAALFKHYHRFLYSFSLRITSSEESANEVVQDVFLKIWLNRERLAEVQSFGAYLNRMVRNHSLNVVRKELQVARTTGEFGRSFDERDDSTTLQLEYNEVSNLLNDAIAGLSPQQRQVYQLCHQQGLKYVEAAEKMNISPQTVNAYMKDALKKIRMHFKKHATVYPLLILALFDS